TCCTTTATCCTACCCTCTTCGCATAATTTTCTTAAAATCGTGTTATAAGTAACCGTGCCGGGACACAAGCCTTTAGCTTCCATTTCCTCACGCAAGCACATCGCTTCACTGTAACTGTTCACTCTACAATAACCATCGATCAAAGTCGTGTACGTAACATGATTCGGAGTAACGCCTTTAATTTCCTTGAACATTCTTAACGCTTCCCTCATTCGACCTTGTTTACAGTACCCATGAATCAATGAATTATACGTTATAATGTCGGGATGAATACCTGATTTGTCCATTCTATCTTGAATACACAAAGCCTCGTAATGCATACCTTTCTTGCAATACAACGATATCAACGTATTGTAAGTGAAAAGATCAGGAGAAACAGATTTAAACTCCATTTCACTCAACAATTCTTCTGCTTTCTCCACATCCAAAGACTTGCAACAAGCATGAATCAAGACATTGTATATATGCAGATTTGGAACCACCCCGATCTTAACCATTTTCTTATAAAACTTCCACACTGTATCAGTCAGCCTCTctttaaccaacatattcaacAGAACAGTGCAAGCAGGCAAATGTGGTGTTAAACCATGAACCCTCATATGCTCAAAGACTTGAATTGCATCATGGGTCATCTTCGAATTCGCGTAGAATATCACTAACCAGCTCAAAACATGAGAATTCACATCTTGATCATCAGTGTTAGTCGCCAACGCATTCAAAACCGTGGGTGAAGATAAAAAGTCTCTCAGAGCAATTTTGTCGAGCAGTTGGTGTGCACTTTTAAAATGTCTTTGTTTTGTTAGAATATGAATCATGGTCCAAGATGATTGTAATGAGTGCTTGTAATCAGGGTTTAACTCGACCCATTTGAAGAAATTCCAAGAGATCAAAGAAGAAGATCCAGTTTGTGAGAGATTCTGAAGTAGTTGAGTGACAGCAGTTGAGGTAATGGTTGAAC
Above is a window of Helianthus annuus cultivar XRQ/B chromosome 14, HanXRQr2.0-SUNRISE, whole genome shotgun sequence DNA encoding:
- the LOC110903849 gene encoding pentatricopeptide repeat-containing protein At5g38730, with translation MAHLRSGTGETHLVKSVFAIVLKGCSWDTLLKPRIGSTITSTAVTQLLQNLSQTGSSSLISWNFFKWVELNPDYKHSLQSSWTMIHILTKQRHFKSAHQLLDKIALRDFLSSPTVLNALATNTDDQDVNSHVLSWLVIFYANSKMTHDAIQVFEHMRVHGLTPHLPACTVLLNMLVKERLTDTVWKFYKKMVKIGVVPNLHIYNVLIHACCKSLDVEKAEELLSEMEFKSVSPDLFTYNTLISLYCKKGMHYEALCIQDRMDKSGIHPDIITYNSLIHGYCKQGRMREALRMFKEIKGVTPNHVTYTTLIDGYCRVNSYSEAMCLREEMEAKGLCPGTVTYNTILRKLCEEGRIKDANKLLNEMSGRKVVPDNITCNTLINAYCKIGDMKSALRVRGTMLSAGLKPDSFTYKALIHGFCRARDVENAKEIVFSMINDGFSPNYCTYSWLVDLYCNQNNEEMLVKLPDEFYQKGIIVDISVYRALIRRLCKVERVVYAQRLYDIMLSKGISGDSVVFTSLAYAYLKEGDTSIGLKIFDEMYKKRLMITNKIHKSFTASYASDKHVLGTFWNLAVERGLISRSTLKQIYRAEDNA